The Nitrosopumilus sp. genome includes a window with the following:
- the hemB gene encoding porphobilinogen synthase — protein sequence MSFPTRRLRRLRISDKMRELVQQTTLSSKDFICPVFVQEGLKNKVNVKSMSEIERLPLDDVNDEVEKISDLEIPAIMLFGIPTLKDEAGSSAFDDKGIVQKTISKIRENFGDKIVIMADVCLCQFTSTGHCGIIQGNKIDNDTSLDTLAKIAVSQAKSGVDTVSPSAMMDGQVAAIRKALDDEGFTDVSIMSHSAKHRSNFYSPFRDAAECAPKFGDRKTYQVPYTNAREAMMEVETDINEGVDIVMIKPALSYLDLIAETRRKFNIPVSAYSVSGEYALVKAASQLGYVNENDITEEILYSIKRAGADMIVTYFAKSASRLLQES from the coding sequence ATGTCATTTCCCACTAGACGTCTTCGGAGACTAAGAATATCAGATAAAATGAGAGAGTTAGTTCAACAAACAACATTATCTTCAAAAGATTTCATATGTCCGGTTTTTGTTCAGGAAGGTCTAAAAAATAAAGTGAATGTAAAATCAATGTCAGAAATTGAAAGATTGCCACTTGACGATGTAAACGATGAAGTGGAGAAAATTAGTGATTTAGAAATTCCTGCAATCATGCTTTTTGGGATTCCAACTTTAAAAGATGAAGCAGGAAGTTCTGCATTTGATGATAAAGGAATTGTTCAAAAAACAATATCTAAGATTAGAGAGAATTTTGGGGATAAAATAGTAATAATGGCAGATGTATGCCTATGTCAATTTACATCAACTGGACACTGCGGGATAATTCAGGGAAATAAAATAGATAACGATACTAGTTTAGATACACTGGCAAAGATTGCAGTAAGCCAAGCAAAATCTGGCGTAGATACAGTATCACCATCAGCAATGATGGATGGTCAAGTTGCAGCAATAAGAAAAGCCCTTGATGATGAGGGATTCACAGATGTTTCAATAATGTCACATTCAGCTAAACATCGCTCAAACTTTTATTCTCCATTCAGGGATGCAGCAGAATGCGCTCCTAAATTCGGAGATAGAAAAACATACCAAGTTCCATACACAAATGCAAGGGAAGCAATGATGGAAGTTGAGACAGACATCAATGAAGGAGTAGATATTGTAATGATAAAACCAGCATTATCATACTTGGATCTTATTGCAGAGACAAGAAGAAAGTTCAATATTCCTGTTTCAGCATATAGTGTTTCTGGTGAATATGCACTAGTCAAGGCTGCTTCACAGTTAGGATATGTAAATGAAAACGATATTACGGAAGAAATTCTATATTCAATCAAAAGAGCTGGAGCTGACATGATAGTTACATATTTTGCCAAATCAGCTTCAAGGTTGCTTCAAGAATCATGA
- a CDS encoding DUF790 family protein, translated as MLSSELLRTRVSQGKIIPLFCNVAFGNGTDYELANKLIVFFIDAQKNIQRKGDLLQKVRLLESEYDYKLVRGLFTLLERRSVFGRLDSSSSILTPMLIRQKLFEESSKQGWALSDSQRQTIIQQLANQMHITSNEIETMMWSDKDENLILTRFEPITTKDLIFWYNLSLFQTLLFKCTRLEFYVKGGIYWKHVLRNVKKYGMMYTLEHNSGVKSDDDSITCVLEGPLSLFKMTYRYGASMAKLLPSILNTPTWKINGSIVKKTDDGQKIYSFELKNDDAQEFLRSTIETTYQNNDYGINDDYVYDSSIEAAFAKRFYHHFDQNDKFGWKISREPDPLIADGKAMIPDFLFERFGRKVYLEIVGFWTKEYLDRKTAKLKALFDNHKKKKNSRSIDLLVAVNSELSCSQIEMISKYHVFTFKKDVPIKPILEYLKRIDTEITKEKMDGIEIKLDKNNLQLISVTQIALEHAIPETAALKIINANYPDAYITVGSYLISKENADIVNASLEGISKFIQACTIMNSHGIPDSCHADLLSKLGYDVVWNSLDPDDAIIIQK; from the coding sequence ATGCTTTCATCTGAACTTTTGCGTACGAGGGTTAGTCAAGGCAAGATAATCCCCTTATTTTGTAATGTCGCTTTTGGTAACGGTACCGATTACGAACTTGCCAACAAACTTATTGTATTTTTTATTGATGCTCAAAAAAACATACAGCGTAAAGGTGACTTATTACAAAAGGTTAGGCTACTTGAATCTGAATATGATTACAAACTAGTACGAGGATTATTTACATTGTTGGAGAGGCGTTCTGTTTTTGGACGATTAGACTCATCATCTTCTATCCTGACCCCAATGCTCATAAGACAGAAATTGTTTGAAGAATCCTCCAAGCAAGGTTGGGCTTTATCTGATTCACAACGACAAACTATTATCCAACAACTTGCAAATCAGATGCATATCACATCTAATGAAATTGAAACCATGATGTGGAGTGATAAAGATGAGAATCTTATACTAACACGATTTGAGCCCATCACTACTAAAGATCTAATTTTTTGGTATAATCTTTCATTATTTCAAACTCTTCTTTTCAAATGTACTCGGTTGGAGTTTTATGTGAAAGGTGGTATTTATTGGAAACATGTTTTACGTAATGTAAAAAAATATGGTATGATGTATACTTTGGAACATAATTCAGGAGTTAAATCTGATGATGATTCCATAACATGTGTTTTAGAAGGGCCGCTTAGTCTTTTTAAGATGACTTATAGATATGGTGCATCGATGGCAAAATTATTACCTTCAATTTTAAATACACCAACTTGGAAAATCAATGGCTCAATAGTAAAAAAGACAGACGATGGACAAAAAATTTATTCATTTGAATTGAAAAATGATGATGCCCAAGAATTCCTTCGTTCTACAATAGAAACAACATATCAAAATAATGACTATGGGATAAATGATGACTATGTTTATGATAGTTCTATAGAAGCAGCATTTGCAAAGAGATTTTATCATCATTTTGATCAAAACGACAAGTTTGGATGGAAAATTTCTCGAGAACCTGATCCTTTGATAGCAGATGGCAAGGCTATGATTCCTGATTTTCTGTTTGAGCGGTTTGGACGAAAAGTATACTTGGAGATTGTGGGTTTTTGGACAAAAGAGTATCTTGACAGAAAAACTGCTAAACTTAAGGCATTATTTGATAATCATAAAAAAAAGAAAAATAGCAGAAGTATTGACTTGTTAGTTGCGGTAAATTCGGAATTGTCATGTTCTCAAATAGAGATGATTTCTAAATATCATGTTTTCACTTTTAAAAAAGATGTTCCAATAAAACCCATCCTAGAATACTTGAAAAGAATTGATACTGAAATTACTAAAGAAAAGATGGATGGTATTGAAATTAAATTAGATAAAAATAATTTGCAACTAATCTCTGTAACACAAATTGCGTTAGAACATGCTATTCCGGAAACTGCAGCTTTGAAGATTATCAATGCTAATTATCCTGATGCATACATTACTGTTGGTTCATATTTGATTTCAAAAGAAAACGCTGATATTGTAAATGCTTCTCTTGAGGGTATCTCTAAATTCATTCAAGCATGCACGATTATGAACTCACATGGTATTCCTGATTCATGTCATGCTGATTTGTTGTCTAAATTAGGATATGATGTAGTTTGGAATAGTTTAGATCCCGATGATGCAATAATAATTCAAAAATAA
- a CDS encoding DEAD/DEAH box helicase family protein, producing MGWECTVRNNQCQSKMIIMILTNKEVDLTYDSSLNPKLFFDKGTIRIEDGELIQIPSTKYDDRTKNLRSYALNYREIIEYLKKSDLDFVDNVPDFIPSPVFQINNLELRDYQKQAIKNWEKSSMRGCVILPTGAGKTAIGIKAIQKVNASTLVIVPTIDLMEQWSNNISKYLSTTIQNQQNISVGKLGGGEDDLQAITVATYDSAYLRTSSIGNQFKFIIFDEVHHLPAPGYRSIAEQFIAPYRLGLTATIEREDDLHELIPYLTGGVVFRLGSQKLSNQKYLAEYVVDTIQVTLTTEEQKEYEINYKKFLANLRQLGFNIPSMHNLKRLIMMSNKNKIAREAMLARNKANEIALNSKAKIDELKNILQQNKNTKTIIFTQNNKMVYDLSNQFLIPCITYKTVKEERQNVLDGFKSGMYNAVVTSRVLDEGIDVPDAELGIIMSGTGSGRELIQRLGRILRPKQNGRKARLVELVSKNTRETNTSAKRITALKKNSSANTGSE from the coding sequence GTGGGATGGGAATGTACGGTCAGAAATAATCAATGTCAATCAAAAATGATTATAATGATATTGACAAACAAAGAAGTGGATTTGACATATGATTCATCACTAAATCCTAAACTATTCTTTGACAAAGGCACGATTAGGATTGAAGATGGTGAACTCATACAAATACCGAGTACCAAATACGATGACAGAACCAAAAATCTTAGATCTTATGCTCTTAACTATCGAGAAATTATTGAGTATTTGAAAAAAAGTGATTTAGATTTTGTTGATAATGTACCTGATTTTATCCCATCTCCTGTGTTTCAAATAAACAATTTAGAATTACGAGATTACCAAAAACAAGCTATCAAAAATTGGGAAAAATCATCTATGAGGGGATGTGTTATTTTACCTACTGGTGCTGGAAAAACGGCTATAGGTATAAAGGCCATCCAAAAAGTAAATGCTTCTACACTTGTTATAGTTCCAACAATTGATTTAATGGAACAATGGTCAAATAATATCTCTAAATACTTGTCAACTACTATCCAAAATCAACAAAACATTTCTGTTGGGAAATTAGGTGGAGGTGAAGATGACCTTCAAGCAATTACTGTGGCAACATATGATTCTGCCTATCTTAGAACATCTTCGATAGGAAATCAGTTCAAATTCATAATCTTTGATGAAGTACATCACCTTCCTGCACCTGGATATCGCTCCATCGCAGAACAGTTTATTGCACCATACAGATTGGGTTTGACTGCAACAATAGAAAGAGAAGATGATTTGCATGAATTAATTCCGTATCTTACTGGTGGAGTTGTTTTTCGTCTTGGTTCACAAAAACTCTCGAATCAAAAATATCTGGCAGAATATGTTGTTGATACAATACAAGTCACCCTTACTACAGAAGAGCAAAAAGAATATGAAATCAATTATAAAAAATTCTTAGCAAACCTTAGACAGTTAGGATTCAATATTCCATCAATGCATAATCTTAAACGATTAATCATGATGTCAAATAAAAATAAGATTGCAAGGGAGGCAATGCTTGCAAGAAATAAAGCAAATGAGATTGCACTAAACAGCAAAGCAAAGATAGATGAATTAAAAAACATTTTACAACAAAATAAAAATACAAAGACTATAATTTTTACACAGAATAATAAAATGGTTTATGATCTCTCAAACCAATTCTTGATTCCATGTATCACTTATAAGACAGTAAAAGAAGAAAGGCAAAATGTATTGGATGGATTCAAGTCTGGTATGTATAATGCGGTTGTAACCTCTAGAGTATTAGATGAAGGAATAGATGTCCCAGATGCAGAATTAGGAATAATTATGAGTGGTACAGGTAGCGGACGGGAATTGATACAAAGACTAGGTAGAATTTTGAGACCAAAACAAAATGGAAGAAAGGCAAGACTAGTTGAATTGGTTTCAAAAAATACACGGGAAACAAATACCAGTGCAAAAAGGATTACTGCATTGAAAAAAAATTCTTCTGCAAATACAGGTTCAGAGTAA